In one Nicotiana tomentosiformis chromosome 6, ASM39032v3, whole genome shotgun sequence genomic region, the following are encoded:
- the LOC138894585 gene encoding uncharacterized protein → MSKSPRATSFSKEWKQNLEIVRSYLIKAQKWIKKHADQNRLFVEYQVEYKVMVKIPKRYLFGGVHDPRLLQKYIGPLSIEKRIRKIAYQVDTPAWWKIHLVFHISLLKPFREDIEDPSRTQLTKPSIRGPNTTGKRRVEVILDDRVVHASRKDHQEFLVKWQGCDTEENTWERGTNLKAYKSMIDDYLASKAPRTSPTHMGEKVMGNFPAMPHDPLDALISGDFDYLLSPFSYRFSPKAFNCLPEN, encoded by the coding sequence atgtcaaaatctcctcgagcTACTAGCTTCTCGAaggaatggaagcaaaatttggagatagtgcggagttATCTTATTAAAGCCCAAAAGTGGATAAAAAAGCACGCTGATCAAAATCGTCTCTTTGTTGAATACCAAGTAGAATACAAAGTGATGGTGAAAATCCCAAAGCGATACTTGTTTggaggggtccatgaccctcgcctattgcaaaaatacattggacccttgtccattgagaAGCGCATCAGGAAAATTGCATACCAGGTGGATACCCCAGCCTGGTGGAAGATTCATCTAGTCTTCCATATCAGCcttctgaaaccttttcgggaagacatAGAGGATCCTTCACGGACCCAACTCACAAAACCCAGTATTCGAGGCCCTAATACAACCGGAAAAAGGCGTGTAGAAGTTATTCTCGATGATCGAGTGGTTCATGCCTCAAGGAAAGATCACCAAGAGTTCTTGGTAAAATGGCAGGGCTGTGAtacagaggagaatacttgggagaggggaacaaacctcaaagcctataAGAGCATGATCGATGATTATCTTGCAAGTAAGGCACcaaggacgtcgccaactcataTGGGGGAGAAGGTCATGGGAaactttccagccatgccccatgatcccttggacgcgctgataagtggagattttgactattTATTATCGCCTTTTAGCtatcgttttagtccaaaagcgtttaattgtcttcccgaaaactga